The nucleotide window CCGTATCGGCTCTCCCGGCCCTCAAATTTGAATAGCTTCCCGCTCCCAGAATTGCTTTCGAAGTTACATGATTGAAACGTCGTGTCTGCTATGTTGCCTTCCAAGTTGATCAGGTCAAATCCTTCGTTTCGAATAAATGTGCAGTTTCTGAAGGTAACCCCTATTATATCTGTAAGATTGGCGCCGCCATACGTGCACTCTCGTATAACAGTGTCGACAATCTCTATATTCTCGCAGTTCTCAAGCTCAATTCCGTAAGTGCCGCATCCAAAGAAGTCGCAACTCTCTAAAATAATATTGGCGCAATTCTCGAAACGAACGACGCCACCCATGCAGTACCCGGCGGACGTGTGGCCCATTACCAGGTTCCTGAGCGCTATTTCACGGCAATCGACAAAGTGTAAGATCCATGCATAGCGCGGTTCTGCTAGAATGGTACCGTCACAAATGTCCAATCGTTCAGCATTTCGGATCAGAAGTTCCTTTCCGTCGTGAACGTTTTGCCATTCAGCGTGCGGACCGCTGACGGGAAACGCTCGTGATATTATCATTGGTGCGTCGGACTGCAGCTTAGCGTTTAGATTGGATGTGAGGTTGCCAACAAGTTCGGTTGCGGAACGCCATGTCGTCGACCGACGAGTTTCTATCAAGTTTGCTGCAGGTTTTGACTGGGTGGCATTTCTGGAGCCGACATACTTTAACGTTATCTTCTCCGATGGGTGCTCAGGGTCAAAGAAGAATTGGAAGTCGTAGTCATTGCCTTCAATCAAGACATCGTTGATGTGGTCAATCCGAGAAAGGTCAACTACCCAAGTTAGTTGTTCTTTAGTTGTATCGATCTTTGAGGCATTTGTAATGTTGAGGCCTCTAATGCGAACGCCAAGAGGCTTATTTCTTTTTGCTCGCCTGTTTGTTGCCTCCACGACAACAATCAATCTGCTGTCAAAGGTGGGCGACTCAGTTGAGAAAACGGGTCGTCTGGAGAACCAGCGCTCGACCAATGTCTTGCCGGCCGGAGTCGCAAAGATCAAAGCGATAGCGCCAATGCCCGAGAGCGCATATGTGCCGTAGTCGACAATGATACTTATCAAGCGAGCCACCAGATCGAATGTGATTCGATAATCTAGTCGGGCTTGGTGCCCATCCGCATCTATTAATCCAGATATCCAAAGCCCACTTGTGGCACAATAAAAGCCCGGCGTTTCCGCCGGGCTTCATTGTCTTTGCGAAGGTCGCTGGACTTAGAAGTCCATGCCGCCCATGCCGCCGCCCGGGGGCATCGCGGGGCCGCCGGCGTTCTTCTTCGGCAGTTCGGCGATCATCGCTTCGGTGGTGATCAGCAGCGCTGCGACCGACGCGGCGTTCTGGATCGCGGTGCGGACCACCTTAGTCGGGTCGATGATGCCCTTCTTGACCAGGTCGCCGTATTCGCCCGACTGCGAGTCGAAGCCGTAGGCGTACTGCTCCTTCTCGAGCACCTTGCCGACGATCACCGAGCCGTCTTCGCCGGCGTTGATGGCGATCTGGCGGGCCGGGGCGGAGAGGGCGCGACGGACGATCTCGACGCCGGTCTTCTGGTCGTCGTTCTTGGTGCGCAGGCCCTTGAGCTGCTCGGAGGCGCGCAGCAGCGCGACGCCGCCGCCCGGAACGATGCCTTCCTCGACCGCGGCGCGGGTGGCGTGCATCGCGTCATCAACGCGATCCTTGCGCTCCTTCACCTCGACCTCGGTGGCGCCGCCGACGCGGATCACCGCGACGCCGCCGGCGAGCTTGGCCAGACGCTCCTGCAGCTTCTCGCGGTCGTAGTCCGAGGTGGTTTCC belongs to Rhodopseudomonas palustris and includes:
- a CDS encoding right-handed parallel beta-helix repeat-containing protein; translated protein: MISIIVDYGTYALSGIGAIALIFATPAGKTLVERWFSRRPVFSTESPTFDSRLIVVVEATNRRAKRNKPLGVRIRGLNITNASKIDTTKEQLTWVVDLSRIDHINDVLIEGNDYDFQFFFDPEHPSEKITLKYVGSRNATQSKPAANLIETRRSTTWRSATELVGNLTSNLNAKLQSDAPMIISRAFPVSGPHAEWQNVHDGKELLIRNAERLDICDGTILAEPRYAWILHFVDCREIALRNLVMGHTSAGYCMGGVVRFENCANIILESCDFFGCGTYGIELENCENIEIVDTVIRECTYGGANLTDIIGVTFRNCTFIRNEGFDLINLEGNIADTTFQSCNFESNSGSGKLFKFEGRESRYGLFINDCTFKKNAYKALISPPHTIDTNFNSFK